AAACTGTGTCGAATAGCTGGTTAGTGCATCCAAAGTTTGCAAAGCATCTTTGTCCAGCAGATTTCGCAGGACGTTGTATTCCTCGTTCGTCACGCGGCGTGGACGCAGTGATTCAGGACGCCCATTGGGATCGTTTCTGTTCGAACGATCGGGGTCATCTGGCGGAGGTGGTGGACGATCACCGGAGGGCGGTTGATCGGGTCGAAAGCTAAACAGCGGATTACGACCGAATCCAAAGCGGCGTCGCCCACGCTGGTCAGGGTCATCGAGCATCTGGTGCATGGCGACCATCTTGAAGAAGTCCGCATTCGAATTCGGTTGAAGCTGACTGTTGCGAATTCGCTCCGCAATCTCCACCGGCAGTTCATCAACACGCTCCCAAAAGAGAGCTTCCAGCCAAGCGAATATACGATCAGAAGTTGATTCGCTGATCAGCTTTCCGGAGTCAAAGGACAATTCCGCCATCGTGTACTGGATCGCTTCTTCGATCGCGCCGGTACGCAGTGCTTCGTCGTCGCTTCGGATTTGGTCTCGCATTTCATCGGGAAGGTCTTCCAACCAAACCGATGCAACTTTCATGGTTGTAAGCAGCGAATCACGTTCTTCACGCGAATTGACTTTCGTCGCTGTTTGACGCAGTTCTCGCTTGGTCGATTCGTCGAAGGATTCAAATCGGTTCCATTTAACCAACAGCTTTTCGCGTTGATCACTTGGCAAGCTTTCGATCGCTTCGCTGATTGTTTCCTGGGGAAGTGACTCAACAACGCGTTGCGGTTCCATCGACCTTTCGCTGATTTGCTGCATCGCTTCGGCCATGGCTTGCCAACGTGGATTGGTGGCCAGCTGACTGAAGAATTTGAAATCCGGGCCCAGGCTGTAGGCTTCTAATTCTTCCGCGACTGCAAGATCTGCAAACTGCTTTTCCAGCGTCATTCGACGCGCGAAAGTCGTTCCGGCAATTCCGACACCGAACGCCGTAACAATCACGCCGACGGTCCCGACCAGACGGCGGTTTTTAGAGAACCAATTCGGCCGTTCGGTCTGCGACGGTGCTATATCGGAAACGACCAATTCGATCGTCGATTCGACAAGCTTTTCGTCGATCGATTCGCTAGGGATTTCGTCAAGCCAATCCCAACCGGTTTGCAGCATCTGCAATCGGTGACGAAACGGTGGTTCGGCGACCAATCGTTTCTCGACGACTTGACGTTTATCCTCCTCTAGTTCGTTGTCGAGGTAGGCAACTAGCAATTC
This genomic interval from Stieleria sp. JC731 contains the following:
- a CDS encoding anti-sigma factor family protein, whose translation is MSESVLLTDDHPVDPDDELLVAYLDNELEEDKRQVVEKRLVAEPPFRHRLQMLQTGWDWLDEIPSESIDEKLVESTIELVVSDIAPSQTERPNWFSKNRRLVGTVGVIVTAFGVGIAGTTFARRMTLEKQFADLAVAEELEAYSLGPDFKFFSQLATNPRWQAMAEAMQQISERSMEPQRVVESLPQETISEAIESLPSDQREKLLVKWNRFESFDESTKRELRQTATKVNSREERDSLLTTMKVASVWLEDLPDEMRDQIRSDDEALRTGAIEEAIQYTMAELSFDSGKLISESTSDRIFAWLEALFWERVDELPVEIAERIRNSQLQPNSNADFFKMVAMHQMLDDPDQRGRRRFGFGRNPLFSFRPDQPPSGDRPPPPPDDPDRSNRNDPNGRPESLRPRRVTNEEYNVLRNLLDKDALQTLDALTSYSTQFAGEAAVYTTLRTWAQESVRRHIAELRRQGDETTLERYLNYDKEDHRFGDDRDTLDLQPPAEIKKEIFDKRRFQSPR